One Peribacillus simplex NBRC 15720 = DSM 1321 genomic region harbors:
- the spoVM gene encoding stage V sporulation protein SpoVM, whose protein sequence is MKFYTIKLPKVLGSLVRAMLGAFKKG, encoded by the coding sequence ATGAAATTTTATACGATTAAATTGCCAAAAGTTCTGGGCAGTTTGGTAAGGGCTATGCTCGGAGCGTTTAAAAAAGGCTGA
- a CDS encoding Stp1/IreP family PP2C-type Ser/Thr phosphatase, whose protein sequence is MRAIFKTDRGKVRQHNEDNGGIFKNSEGVRLAIVADGMGGHRAGDVASAMTIDLLKKGWEVSAGIETANDAEGWLKQQIFLVNQLLFEHAEANTECKGMGTTIVAAICTDKFATIANIGDSRCYLYNESGFKQVTEDHSLVNELVRSGQISKEDAENHPRKNVLLRALGTEMQVEMDILTVIFEENDLLLLCSDGLTNKVSEQELEETITNGRPLEEMANSLIDKANHYGGEDNITLVLVQFTEESESR, encoded by the coding sequence ATGAGGGCAATATTTAAGACAGACCGTGGAAAAGTCCGCCAGCATAATGAAGATAATGGCGGGATCTTTAAGAACTCGGAAGGCGTTCGCCTTGCCATCGTTGCAGATGGCATGGGCGGCCACCGTGCCGGGGATGTAGCCAGTGCAATGACGATAGACCTTCTGAAAAAGGGCTGGGAAGTATCCGCCGGTATCGAAACGGCAAATGATGCCGAGGGTTGGCTGAAGCAGCAAATCTTCTTGGTCAATCAGTTGCTTTTTGAACATGCAGAAGCGAATACGGAATGTAAAGGCATGGGGACCACCATTGTTGCAGCCATTTGCACCGACAAGTTTGCTACCATTGCCAACATCGGGGACAGCCGATGTTATTTGTATAATGAGAGCGGTTTTAAGCAGGTCACGGAAGATCATTCACTTGTTAACGAATTGGTCCGTTCCGGGCAGATTTCGAAGGAAGATGCAGAAAACCATCCACGGAAAAATGTTTTATTACGAGCCTTGGGGACAGAAATGCAAGTGGAAATGGACATTTTGACGGTCATCTTCGAAGAAAATGATTTACTATTGCTTTGTTCGGATGGTTTGACGAATAAAGTAAGTGAACAGGAACTGGAAGAAACGATAACCAATGGACGGCCACTTGAAGAGATGGCGAATTCATTAATAGATAAGGCCAATCACTACGGTGGGGAAGATAATATCACACTTGTGCTTGTTCAATTTACTGAAGAAAGTGAAAGCAGGTGA
- the rpe gene encoding ribulose-phosphate 3-epimerase gives MVKIAPSILSANFAKLGEEILDVERGGADLIHVDVMDGHFVPNITIGSLIVEAIRPVTKLPLDVHLMIEQPDRYIEDFAKAGADYITVHVEACTHLHRTIQLIKSFGVKAGVVLNPATPASLIQPIIEDIDMVLLMTVNPGFGGQKFIKSVLPKIAEVKAMAGMYNQNLEIEIDGGVNEETAKLCIEQGATVLVAGSAIYNQEDRHAAIQKIRGK, from the coding sequence ATGGTTAAAATCGCACCATCCATTTTATCAGCTAACTTTGCAAAATTGGGAGAAGAAATTCTTGATGTGGAAAGGGGCGGAGCGGATTTAATCCATGTAGATGTCATGGATGGGCATTTCGTGCCGAATATTACGATAGGCTCACTAATTGTCGAGGCTATCCGACCGGTGACAAAGCTTCCGCTTGATGTTCATTTAATGATCGAACAACCCGATCGTTATATCGAAGATTTTGCGAAAGCGGGAGCCGATTATATAACTGTACATGTAGAGGCATGCACTCATTTGCATCGGACGATCCAATTGATTAAATCTTTTGGTGTAAAGGCAGGCGTGGTGCTTAATCCAGCCACTCCAGCTTCCTTGATCCAACCTATAATCGAAGATATTGACATGGTATTGTTGATGACGGTTAATCCGGGGTTTGGCGGGCAAAAGTTCATTAAATCCGTACTGCCCAAAATTGCCGAAGTGAAGGCGATGGCAGGAATGTATAATCAGAATTTGGAAATAGAGATTGATGGCGGAGTAAATGAAGAAACGGCTAAACTATGTATTGAACAAGGGGCGACAGTCCTAGTGGCCGGCTCGGCAATATATAATCAAGAAGATCGACACGCAGCGATTCAAAAGATCAGGGGAAAGTGA
- the fmt gene encoding methionyl-tRNA formyltransferase, with amino-acid sequence MTKIIFMGTPDFSVPVLKRIIDEGYDVIAVVTQPDRPVGRKKVLTPPPVKVEAEKQGIPVYQPERIREKEELEKIIALNADLVVTAAFGQILPNELLDAPKYGCINVHASLLPELRGGAPIHYSILQGKEKTGITIMYMAEKLDAGDILTQAEVTIEEEDNVGTLHDKLSKIGSDLLAETLPKLINEELQAIKQDEAKASFAPNIKRSQEKIDWSKSGEDIYNHVRGLNPWPVAYTTLDGSILKIWQVKKLEDGKQALPGTVLDVQNDGFIVSTGNETAILVTELQPSGKKKMPAKDYLRGAGSFIKAGMKLGEQNEAN; translated from the coding sequence ATGACAAAAATTATTTTTATGGGTACACCGGACTTTTCAGTGCCGGTATTGAAAAGAATCATTGATGAAGGGTATGATGTGATCGCTGTTGTCACACAGCCCGATCGTCCAGTAGGCCGCAAAAAGGTGCTAACGCCGCCGCCAGTTAAGGTAGAAGCCGAAAAGCAGGGGATTCCCGTTTATCAGCCCGAAAGAATCCGTGAAAAAGAAGAACTTGAAAAGATCATTGCATTGAATGCTGACTTAGTGGTGACGGCGGCTTTCGGACAAATCCTACCGAATGAATTGTTGGATGCCCCTAAGTACGGTTGTATTAATGTACACGCCTCCCTGCTTCCTGAACTGCGTGGAGGGGCGCCCATTCATTATTCCATTTTACAGGGGAAAGAAAAGACTGGGATAACCATCATGTATATGGCGGAAAAATTGGATGCCGGTGATATATTGACTCAGGCGGAAGTTACTATAGAGGAAGAAGACAATGTCGGTACACTGCATGATAAATTAAGTAAGATAGGGTCGGATTTACTTGCAGAGACACTTCCGAAACTTATAAATGAGGAGTTACAGGCGATCAAGCAAGATGAGGCTAAAGCGTCTTTTGCACCTAACATCAAACGGTCGCAGGAAAAAATCGACTGGTCGAAATCAGGGGAAGACATCTATAACCATGTACGCGGCCTGAATCCTTGGCCTGTTGCTTATACAACCTTAGACGGTTCCATTTTGAAAATTTGGCAAGTAAAGAAACTAGAAGACGGCAAACAGGCCTTGCCGGGCACGGTCCTTGATGTACAAAATGATGGTTTCATCGTTTCGACAGGCAACGAGACGGCAATACTAGTGACAGAACTGCAGCCTTCAGGAAAGAAAAAAATGCCGGCGAAAGATTACTTGCGCGGAGCCGGGTCGTTCATTAAAGCAGGCATGAAGTTAGGAGAACAGAATGAAGCAAACTAA
- a CDS encoding thiamine diphosphokinase — protein MIISIMAGGPEYLWPDLTWYKEKTDLWVGVDRGVLSLLEKGIEPKCGFGDFDSVSEGEYKKIEQRLEQINLYSSEKDETDLEIAFKWALGQKPNEIHILGATGGRMDHFLGNIQLLQKESVLPYHGDIDIYIVDQQNIFTVKTAGSYEVTALSDKKYLSLLPVTAEVTGITLSGFKYPLNDASLEIGSTLCISNELISESGNVSFEKGILMVIRSSD, from the coding sequence ATGATTATTAGTATAATGGCTGGAGGTCCTGAATATCTATGGCCGGATCTGACATGGTATAAGGAGAAGACTGATCTTTGGGTCGGGGTTGATAGGGGAGTATTGTCCTTGCTTGAAAAAGGTATCGAACCTAAGTGCGGTTTTGGGGATTTTGATTCAGTTTCGGAAGGTGAATACAAGAAGATTGAGCAAAGGCTGGAACAAATCAATCTATATTCTTCGGAAAAGGATGAAACGGATTTAGAAATCGCATTTAAATGGGCATTAGGGCAAAAGCCAAATGAAATTCACATTCTGGGCGCTACAGGGGGAAGAATGGACCATTTTCTTGGGAATATCCAGCTGCTCCAAAAAGAAAGTGTCCTCCCTTATCATGGCGATATAGATATATACATAGTTGATCAGCAAAATATATTCACAGTAAAGACAGCGGGTTCATATGAGGTCACTGCTTTGAGTGATAAGAAATACTTGTCATTGCTCCCTGTAACGGCGGAAGTCACCGGCATTACTCTTTCGGGTTTCAAATACCCACTAAATGATGCAAGCTTGGAAATAGGTTCGACGCTTTGCATTAGCAATGAACTAATTTCCGAATCTGGGAATGTTTCATTTGAGAAAGGCATATTAATGGTGATAAGAAGCAGTGATTAA
- the def gene encoding peptide deformylase, with amino-acid sequence MAILPIVLFPEKILQQKCDKVTSFDKKLAKLLNNMYETMVEADGVGLAAPQVGVKKQVAVVEIEEGSGAIELINPEVVEMDGEQTGVEGCLSFPSLYGEVSRPYRVKVRAQDRKGSFFEIEAEDFLARALQHEIDHLQGVLFTSKVSRYISEEELERFGEE; translated from the coding sequence TTGGCTATTTTACCGATTGTCTTGTTTCCTGAAAAAATTTTACAACAAAAATGCGATAAAGTAACAAGTTTTGATAAAAAGTTGGCAAAGCTGTTAAATAACATGTATGAAACGATGGTGGAGGCGGATGGCGTTGGACTTGCAGCACCTCAGGTTGGCGTGAAAAAGCAAGTGGCCGTCGTTGAAATAGAGGAAGGATCAGGTGCAATCGAACTGATTAATCCGGAAGTGGTGGAAATGGATGGCGAACAGACAGGTGTTGAAGGATGCTTGAGCTTCCCGAGTTTATATGGTGAAGTATCGCGTCCATACCGTGTCAAGGTCCGGGCACAAGACCGAAAAGGATCTTTTTTCGAGATAGAAGCGGAAGATTTCCTCGCAAGGGCCCTTCAGCACGAAATCGATCATCTGCAAGGAGTTTTATTTACAAGTAAGGTTTCCCGGTATATTTCGGAAGAAGAGTTAGAAAGGTTTGGAGAAGAATGA
- the rsmB gene encoding 16S rRNA (cytosine(967)-C(5))-methyltransferase RsmB translates to MKQTKKGVREIALDILESVEKNQSYSNLLLNNLIKKHQLSVVDSGLLTEISYGTIQRKMTLDYYLSPYIKQPKKTQSWVINLLRLSVYQMVYLDKVPDHAIIFEAVEISKKRGHKGTSSMVNGVLRNIQRNGVPSLDDIKDDMERLSIEVSHPIWLVKRWVEQFGYEKTKEMCEINLTAPLQTGRVNLKKISRSELISILTEEGYDVEASEVVPEAIVSYKGNLAHSESYKLGYLSIQDESSMLVAHALGANENDAVLDCCAAPGGKTTHIAEGLTTGQVYALDLHEHKVKLIKEQAERLKLRNNIKTMALDSRKVQEHFNKEGFDRVLIDAPCSGLGVMRRKPDVKYTKTKDDIMKLSSIQKQLLESAAPLVKQGGRLVYSTCTVDKEENEKVAAAFLESHPDFESDATLSTRMPESVQPFIEGHTLQVFPQYFSSDGFFIASFRKKVL, encoded by the coding sequence ATGAAGCAAACTAAAAAGGGAGTACGTGAAATCGCTCTCGATATTTTGGAATCTGTAGAGAAAAACCAATCCTACAGTAACCTATTATTGAACAACTTGATTAAAAAGCACCAGTTATCCGTCGTGGACAGCGGTTTGCTTACAGAAATAAGCTACGGTACCATACAGCGGAAGATGACTTTGGATTATTATTTGAGCCCGTATATTAAACAACCTAAAAAAACGCAAAGCTGGGTCATCAACTTACTCAGACTTTCCGTTTATCAAATGGTCTATTTAGATAAAGTGCCTGATCATGCAATCATATTCGAGGCTGTCGAAATTTCCAAAAAGCGCGGACACAAGGGTACATCTTCGATGGTAAATGGTGTGCTTCGTAATATTCAAAGAAATGGTGTTCCTTCTTTAGATGATATTAAAGATGATATGGAACGGCTTTCCATAGAAGTGAGTCATCCAATTTGGTTGGTCAAGCGTTGGGTGGAGCAATTTGGTTATGAAAAAACCAAGGAAATGTGTGAAATAAACTTAACCGCACCATTACAGACAGGACGGGTTAATTTAAAGAAGATTTCACGCTCTGAACTAATCAGCATATTAACTGAAGAAGGATATGATGTTGAAGCAAGTGAAGTCGTTCCCGAAGCAATCGTCAGTTATAAAGGGAATCTTGCTCATTCAGAAAGCTATAAATTGGGGTATTTATCGATTCAGGACGAGAGTTCAATGCTTGTTGCACATGCATTGGGTGCGAATGAAAATGATGCTGTACTTGATTGCTGTGCTGCACCTGGAGGGAAAACGACACATATCGCAGAAGGTTTGACCACTGGACAAGTATATGCGCTCGACCTTCATGAGCATAAGGTCAAGCTCATAAAAGAGCAGGCGGAGCGCCTGAAACTCAGAAACAACATTAAGACAATGGCCCTTGATAGCAGAAAAGTGCAAGAACACTTTAATAAGGAAGGGTTTGACAGGGTCCTGATCGATGCACCATGTTCCGGGTTGGGAGTCATGCGCCGGAAGCCTGATGTAAAGTACACTAAAACAAAAGATGATATAATGAAACTCTCAAGTATACAAAAACAATTATTGGAATCAGCTGCCCCGCTTGTTAAGCAAGGCGGGAGGTTAGTATATAGTACCTGTACGGTGGATAAAGAAGAAAATGAAAAAGTCGCTGCAGCATTTTTGGAAAGCCATCCGGATTTTGAAAGCGATGCAACCTTGTCCACAAGAATGCCTGAAAGCGTTCAGCCATTTATCGAGGGTCATACGCTGCAAGTTTTTCCGCAATATTTTAGCAGTGACGGATTCTTTATTGCGAGTTTTAGAAAGAAGGTGCTGTAA
- the rpmB gene encoding 50S ribosomal protein L28, with the protein MARKCVITGRRTRSGNSRSHAMNASKRTWGANLQKVRILVDGKPKRVYVSARALKSGKVERV; encoded by the coding sequence ATGGCACGTAAATGTGTAATCACTGGAAGAAGAACTCGTTCTGGTAACAGCCGCTCTCACGCAATGAACGCTAGCAAGCGTACATGGGGCGCTAACCTTCAAAAAGTACGTATTTTAGTTGACGGTAAACCTAAACGTGTATACGTTTCTGCAAGAGCTCTTAAATCGGGCAAAGTAGAACGCGTATAA
- the rlmN gene encoding 23S rRNA (adenine(2503)-C(2))-methyltransferase RlmN → MAEITKSSRVRKDTTPEKPSIYSLELHQIKEWLIQNGEKAFRADQVYDWLYKKRVSSFEDMSNLSKTLRDKLESQFTFTTLKTLIQQTSNDGTIKFLFELHDGYSIETVLMRHEYGNSICVTTQVGCRIGCTFCASTLGGLKRNLESGEIVAQVVKVQQALDESEERVSSVVIMGIGEPFDNYDNMMSFLKNINHEKGLNIGARHITVSTSGIIPKIYKFAEESMQINFAVSLHAPNTELRSKLMPINKAYKLPDLIEAIKYYTEKTGRRVSFEYGLFGGENDTVEHAEELANLITGIKCHVNLIPVNYVPERNYVRTPRDQIFEFEKTLKKRGINVTIRREQGSDIDAACGQLRAKERKEETR, encoded by the coding sequence ATGGCAGAAATCACTAAATCATCAAGAGTAAGAAAAGACACGACACCAGAAAAACCATCGATCTACTCATTAGAGCTTCACCAAATTAAAGAATGGCTTATTCAAAATGGAGAGAAGGCATTCCGGGCCGATCAAGTATATGACTGGCTTTATAAAAAGCGTGTCTCCAGTTTTGAAGATATGTCCAACCTTTCGAAAACATTACGGGATAAGCTGGAATCACAATTCACCTTCACAACATTGAAAACGTTGATTCAGCAAACGTCAAATGACGGGACCATAAAGTTTTTATTTGAACTCCATGATGGGTATTCGATTGAAACGGTGTTGATGCGCCATGAATACGGAAACTCCATTTGCGTGACAACGCAGGTAGGCTGCAGAATTGGCTGTACATTCTGTGCGTCGACACTTGGCGGTTTAAAGCGGAATCTTGAATCAGGGGAAATTGTTGCCCAGGTCGTTAAAGTTCAGCAAGCACTTGACGAATCGGAAGAACGTGTTAGTTCTGTCGTTATCATGGGAATCGGTGAACCGTTTGATAACTATGACAATATGATGTCATTCCTGAAGAATATAAACCATGAAAAGGGCTTGAACATCGGGGCTCGTCATATTACCGTTTCCACAAGTGGAATCATACCTAAAATCTATAAGTTTGCCGAAGAAAGCATGCAAATAAACTTTGCTGTTTCCCTTCATGCACCGAACACGGAATTGAGAAGTAAATTGATGCCGATCAATAAGGCCTACAAACTTCCTGACTTGATTGAAGCCATCAAATACTATACAGAAAAAACAGGTCGCCGTGTAAGTTTTGAATATGGTCTATTCGGTGGCGAAAATGATACAGTGGAGCACGCAGAAGAATTAGCAAATTTAATAACCGGGATAAAATGCCATGTCAACTTAATACCGGTTAACTATGTACCTGAACGCAACTATGTACGTACACCTCGGGACCAAATTTTTGAGTTTGAAAAAACATTGAAGAAGCGCGGCATTAATGTAACGATCCGAAGGGAACAAGGCAGTGATATTGACGCAGCCTGCGGCCAGCTTCGGGCCAAGGAGCGCAAAGAAGAGACGAGGTGA
- the rsgA gene encoding ribosome small subunit-dependent GTPase A, translated as MPEGKIIKALSGFYYVLDGEEVYQCRGRGVFRKNKVTPLVGDYVVFEAENKTDGTVTEIKPRKNELIRPQISNVDQAILVFSAVEPDFSPALLDRFLVLIEDNEIEPIIVVTKLDLVTAENQKKLSQYIKDYQKLGYTVLETSSVTAGGIEELVPYLEGKTSVFAGQSGVGKSSLLNAINPELALKTDDISSHLGRGKHTTRHVELIHIGSGLVADTPGFSSLEFMEMEAERLSYCFPEMHKHGEDCKFRACLHDKEPKCAVKEAVDTGEIPRYRYEHYMQFLEEIRDRKPRY; from the coding sequence ATGCCCGAAGGAAAAATTATCAAAGCATTAAGTGGATTTTATTATGTCCTTGATGGTGAAGAGGTATATCAATGCCGCGGACGGGGAGTGTTCAGGAAGAATAAGGTAACGCCACTTGTGGGTGATTATGTGGTTTTTGAAGCGGAAAATAAAACGGACGGAACCGTGACCGAAATAAAACCGCGAAAGAATGAATTGATACGTCCGCAAATCTCAAATGTAGACCAGGCAATCCTTGTCTTTTCGGCAGTGGAACCTGATTTCAGTCCAGCCTTGCTTGATCGATTTCTCGTACTGATCGAAGATAACGAAATCGAACCCATTATCGTCGTGACGAAACTGGACTTGGTTACTGCTGAAAACCAAAAGAAATTGTCTCAGTATATCAAGGACTATCAGAAACTTGGCTATACTGTACTGGAGACATCTTCAGTTACCGCAGGAGGAATTGAAGAACTGGTGCCGTATTTAGAAGGAAAAACCAGTGTATTTGCAGGTCAGTCCGGCGTTGGGAAATCGTCTTTGCTGAATGCAATCAATCCTGAATTGGCTTTAAAGACGGATGATATTTCTTCACACCTCGGACGTGGGAAGCATACCACCCGTCACGTTGAATTGATTCATATTGGCTCTGGACTTGTCGCGGATACTCCAGGATTCAGTTCACTCGAATTCATGGAAATGGAAGCTGAACGGTTATCCTATTGCTTCCCGGAAATGCATAAGCATGGGGAAGACTGTAAATTCCGGGCCTGCCTTCATGATAAAGAACCGAAGTGTGCAGTGAAGGAAGCGGTTGATACCGGGGAAATTCCCCGTTATCGATATGAGCATTATATGCAATTCTTAGAAGAAATCAGAGATAGAAAGCCGAGGTATTAA
- a CDS encoding Asp23/Gls24 family envelope stress response protein — MSIELQTKYGQIDISNDVIATVAGGAAVDCYGIIGMASKKQFKDGIAEILRKENFTKGVIVRQEEEEVHIDMYIIVSYGTKISEVAHNVQSKVKYTLDKTVGLAVDSVNIFVQGVRVTNP, encoded by the coding sequence ATGTCTATCGAATTACAAACGAAGTATGGACAAATTGATATCTCTAATGATGTTATCGCTACAGTAGCAGGCGGTGCAGCCGTGGATTGCTACGGAATTATAGGAATGGCTTCCAAAAAACAATTTAAAGACGGCATTGCCGAAATTTTAAGAAAAGAAAACTTTACTAAGGGTGTAATTGTCCGTCAAGAAGAGGAAGAAGTTCATATCGATATGTATATTATCGTAAGTTATGGAACGAAAATCTCGGAAGTTGCACATAATGTGCAATCAAAGGTAAAGTACACTCTGGACAAAACTGTAGGATTAGCTGTTGATTCCGTTAACATTTTTGTACAGGGAGTTCGTGTGACGAACCCTTAA
- the pknB gene encoding Stk1 family PASTA domain-containing Ser/Thr kinase: MLIGRRINGRYKLIEMVGGGGMANVYLARDMILDRDVALKILRMDFNNDEEFIKRFNREAQSATSLAHPNIVSIYDVGEEDSIYYIVMEYVDGFTLKQYIQKYYPIPIDEALDIMKQITAAISHAHHNGIIHRDIKPQNILIDKEGTVKITDFGIALALSATNITQTNAVLGSVHYLSPEQARGGMANKKSDIYSLGIVMFELLTGRLPFSGESAVSIALKHLQSETPSPKRWNSEIPQSVENIILKATAKDSYYRYESVDSMEDDMRTSLNPERSNELPFAIPEDHDATKAIPVITDDQLSSIDETIIRGPEKNTLVYADEEESESEAESKSKKKQKKQKKQKKQKNKSEHKGKKRKNMPAILVTTFLVLALLAVLSVTVVPPLLVSKEVTIPDLKGKELDDAITDLLELKLEIGETIKIEDEEVEAGLVIKTNPKEGKTVKEGAEIDIYESIGKETISLSSYEGRDYSDVKSLLEKMGFKNISVTEKYDDSAAGTIIEQSPSGATGVVPSETELELTVSKGEDLLSLKNLTGFNETGLNDYSSESGIKVEVEEKVYDDSVAEGLVISQSPEPATKVEKGSTVKVVLSKGKEEIPPKSVTEEVKIEYDPVEPGKAQKIQIFIEDINNSMTEPKETFFIVENAKRTIELMVSPDKKAGYKVMRDNQVIIDQAVSYPE; this comes from the coding sequence ATGTTGATTGGTAGAAGAATCAACGGCCGCTATAAACTGATCGAGATGGTCGGCGGCGGCGGTATGGCGAATGTTTATCTTGCAAGGGATATGATCTTAGATAGGGATGTTGCATTGAAAATCCTTCGCATGGATTTTAATAATGACGAAGAGTTCATCAAGCGCTTCAATCGGGAAGCCCAATCGGCAACCAGTTTGGCCCATCCGAATATCGTAAGTATTTATGATGTTGGTGAAGAAGATTCCATCTATTATATTGTAATGGAATACGTGGACGGTTTCACACTTAAGCAATACATACAAAAATATTATCCAATTCCAATTGATGAAGCCTTGGATATCATGAAACAAATCACGGCAGCGATTTCCCATGCCCATCATAATGGGATCATCCATCGTGACATCAAGCCACAGAACATTTTGATTGATAAAGAAGGAACCGTCAAGATTACGGACTTTGGAATTGCATTGGCCCTAAGTGCAACAAACATAACGCAGACCAACGCAGTCTTGGGCTCGGTTCATTATTTATCTCCTGAACAGGCCAGAGGCGGTATGGCCAATAAGAAATCGGACATTTATTCACTTGGCATCGTCATGTTTGAATTGTTGACGGGGAGATTGCCTTTTTCTGGTGAATCAGCCGTTTCGATAGCTCTTAAACATTTACAATCGGAAACTCCTTCGCCAAAACGCTGGAACTCTGAAATACCTCAGAGTGTGGAAAATATTATCTTGAAAGCGACAGCCAAAGATTCATATTACCGCTATGAGAGCGTGGACTCAATGGAAGATGATATGCGGACGTCGCTTAATCCGGAGCGTTCAAATGAACTGCCTTTTGCGATTCCCGAAGATCATGATGCAACAAAAGCCATCCCCGTCATAACGGATGATCAGCTTTCAAGCATCGATGAGACAATCATTAGGGGTCCTGAAAAAAATACATTAGTCTATGCGGACGAAGAAGAAAGTGAATCAGAAGCAGAGAGTAAATCGAAAAAGAAACAGAAAAAACAAAAGAAACAGAAGAAACAAAAAAATAAGTCGGAACACAAAGGTAAAAAACGAAAGAACATGCCTGCTATCTTGGTGACCACCTTTTTAGTTCTCGCCCTGCTTGCTGTTTTATCTGTCACTGTTGTACCTCCCCTCCTTGTTTCGAAGGAAGTGACGATCCCTGACCTTAAAGGGAAAGAATTGGATGATGCCATTACTGATCTGCTTGAATTGAAATTGGAAATTGGAGAAACGATCAAGATTGAAGATGAAGAGGTTGAAGCTGGTCTTGTAATCAAAACCAATCCTAAGGAAGGTAAGACGGTCAAGGAAGGCGCAGAAATCGATATTTATGAAAGCATTGGTAAAGAGACGATTTCATTGTCTAGCTATGAAGGCCGAGACTACTCGGATGTTAAATCCCTGCTTGAAAAAATGGGATTCAAAAACATAAGCGTGACTGAAAAATATGATGACAGTGCTGCCGGCACGATCATAGAACAATCGCCTTCGGGTGCCACTGGAGTCGTACCATCCGAAACGGAGCTTGAGTTAACGGTCAGTAAAGGGGAAGATCTGCTTAGCTTGAAGAACTTAACGGGGTTCAATGAAACTGGCCTTAATGATTATTCAAGTGAGAGTGGAATAAAGGTTGAGGTCGAAGAAAAAGTCTATGATGATTCCGTAGCAGAGGGGCTTGTCATTTCCCAGTCACCGGAACCTGCCACGAAGGTGGAAAAGGGCAGTACTGTGAAAGTAGTCCTTTCAAAAGGGAAAGAAGAGATTCCTCCTAAGAGTGTAACGGAGGAAGTCAAAATCGAGTATGATCCGGTTGAACCAGGCAAAGCGCAAAAAATACAAATTTTCATTGAGGATATCAATAATAGCATGACGGAGCCCAAAGAAACATTCTTTATCGTGGAAAATGCCAAGAGAACGATCGAATTAATGGTTTCCCCGGATAAGAAAGCAGGATATAAAGTCATGCGGGACAATCAGGTCATCATCGACCAAGCCGTCTCTTATCCAGAATAA